One genomic segment of Vibrio quintilis includes these proteins:
- the ltrA gene encoding group II intron reverse transcriptase/maturase — protein MVISKEIGASSDGAQWQSIDWKSIEAHVLKLQMRIAKATREKKYGKVKSLQWLLTHSRSAKLLAVKRVSQNKGSKTPGIDGVTWTTDARRMKAVNQLSRKAYSAKPLKRIYIPKKNGKLRPLGIPCMIDRAQQALHLLAFEPVSETLADLNSYGFRTNRSTADAVSQCFKCLALKRSAKWVLEGDIKACFDKIGHQWLMDNITVDKRMLEQWLKSGYVDKGLFYDTDEGTPQGGIISPTLMLMTLAGIEQQIKSTALKKGARANFIGYADDFVVTCSSKEVLVNDIKPLVAGFLAERGLALSEEKTKITHIDDGFNFLGFNHRKYKGKLLIKPSKSNTLLFLRNLRELIKKHATIPVNDLIKLINPKLRGWANYYRHCVAKQIFGYVGHKLFQALWHWAVRRHPTKSKDWVVHKYFLNRKGQWQFHGWQKIMNMDCHFNLFQIAKVPIERHVKIRSAATPFDPQYQEYLAKRKPKRLARNSWNEPASTAL, from the coding sequence ATGGTGATCTCGAAAGAGATTGGTGCATCTTCTGACGGCGCTCAATGGCAGTCCATCGACTGGAAATCCATTGAAGCACACGTATTGAAGCTTCAAATGCGTATCGCAAAAGCAACGAGAGAAAAGAAATACGGTAAGGTGAAGTCCTTACAGTGGCTCTTGACTCATTCTCGCTCAGCCAAGCTTCTTGCAGTTAAGCGAGTCTCTCAGAATAAAGGCAGTAAAACGCCTGGAATAGACGGTGTCACCTGGACCACAGATGCACGCCGTATGAAAGCAGTCAATCAACTGAGCCGCAAGGCTTACTCTGCAAAACCACTTAAACGTATCTACATTCCCAAAAAGAACGGTAAGCTCAGGCCATTGGGTATTCCATGCATGATTGATAGAGCGCAACAAGCCCTCCATCTTCTAGCATTCGAACCAGTGTCCGAAACGCTTGCCGACCTCAATAGCTATGGGTTTAGGACAAATCGCAGCACGGCTGACGCCGTCAGTCAGTGTTTCAAATGTTTGGCTCTAAAGCGATCAGCGAAATGGGTTCTTGAGGGAGATATTAAGGCTTGCTTCGACAAAATCGGGCATCAATGGCTTATGGACAATATCACGGTAGATAAACGTATGTTAGAGCAATGGTTAAAGTCTGGCTATGTGGATAAGGGTCTGTTCTATGATACCGATGAAGGTACACCTCAAGGTGGAATAATCTCTCCAACCTTGATGCTAATGACTCTCGCGGGAATAGAGCAACAAATAAAATCTACAGCCCTGAAAAAGGGGGCTAGAGCCAACTTTATCGGTTATGCGGATGATTTCGTGGTTACTTGCTCTTCAAAGGAAGTGCTAGTGAACGACATCAAACCGTTGGTAGCTGGCTTTTTGGCAGAAAGAGGGTTAGCCCTCTCCGAAGAGAAAACGAAGATCACTCATATTGATGATGGCTTTAACTTTCTAGGCTTCAATCACAGGAAGTACAAAGGCAAATTGCTCATCAAACCGAGCAAATCCAACACGCTGTTATTCTTGAGAAATCTACGAGAACTCATTAAAAAGCACGCAACCATCCCTGTTAACGATCTTATCAAGTTGATAAATCCGAAACTCAGGGGATGGGCGAATTACTATCGCCACTGTGTTGCTAAACAAATATTCGGGTATGTCGGCCACAAACTATTCCAAGCGCTATGGCACTGGGCAGTTAGGCGTCATCCAACCAAGTCCAAAGACTGGGTTGTTCATAAGTACTTTCTCAATCGTAAAGGCCAATGGCAATTTCACGGTTGGCAGAAAATCATGAACATGGACTGTCACTTCAATCTGTTCCAAATAGCGAAAGTGCCTATCGAAAGACACGTGAAAATTAGGAGTGCTGCTACCCCTTTTGACCCTCAATACCAAGAATACTTGGCGAAGAGAAAACCCAAAAGGCTAGCTCGTAACTCTTGGAACGAACCTGCTTCGACTGCTTTATAA
- a CDS encoding helix-turn-helix domain-containing protein has protein sequence MSRFLLLDDHDVQQAFAAHLSRLREQEKLSRNALAERSCLPAATIKKFELTGQISFRQLLLLWQSLDSLERLFALTQNTPDEKAMPETIEEVLKVSF, from the coding sequence ATGAGCCGATTCTTATTACTTGATGACCATGATGTTCAGCAGGCTTTTGCTGCCCATCTCAGCCGCTTGCGTGAGCAGGAAAAACTGTCACGTAATGCGCTTGCGGAACGGAGTTGTTTGCCTGCCGCAACGATTAAAAAATTTGAGCTGACCGGGCAGATTTCTTTTCGCCAGCTTCTGTTGTTGTGGCAGTCGTTGGATAGTCTTGAGCGTCTGTTTGCGTTAACTCAAAATACGCCAGATGAAAAAGCGATGCCGGAAACGATTGAAGAGGTGCTAAAAGTCAGTTTTTAG
- a CDS encoding LysE family translocator, with product MPDYLTPLFIFAFVATFTPGPNNTMLMTSGVHAGFVRSIPHMLGVAIGFSVMLMLVGLGLTGMFSSLPWLHQTLNVLCIAYMCYLAYRIATSRASIDQAGYQPMSFFSAAMFQWVNPKGWTMALSAISLYNPSASWYGLGWITAAFFIATLPTVSVWVLAGRQIRHLLKSPRHQACFNYGMALALLISIAPMML from the coding sequence ATGCCAGACTATCTTACGCCCCTGTTTATCTTTGCTTTTGTGGCGACTTTTACCCCCGGCCCGAATAACACCATGCTGATGACTTCCGGCGTGCATGCCGGCTTTGTCCGCAGTATACCGCACATGCTCGGTGTCGCGATCGGGTTTAGCGTCATGCTGATGCTGGTTGGCCTTGGCCTGACCGGTATGTTTAGTTCACTGCCGTGGTTGCATCAGACACTGAATGTCCTTTGTATCGCTTATATGTGTTATCTGGCTTACCGGATTGCCACCAGCCGGGCAAGTATTGATCAGGCCGGCTATCAGCCCATGAGTTTTTTCTCTGCCGCTATGTTTCAATGGGTGAATCCCAAAGGCTGGACGATGGCGCTCAGTGCTATCAGTCTGTATAACCCGTCAGCCAGCTGGTATGGTTTGGGCTGGATTACCGCCGCATTCTTTATTGCCACCCTGCCGACTGTCTCTGTCTGGGTACTGGCCGGCCGGCAGATCCGCCACTTACTCAAATCCCCGCGACATCAGGCCTGCTTCAACTATGGCATGGCACTGGCGCTGCTGATTTCCATCGCACCTATGATGCTATAA
- a CDS encoding aminotransferase-like domain-containing protein: MAKYQQLADKIIDDIQSGKLPAGEKMLSLRRFAGQHGISVSTAVSCYDELASQGWLVSRPQAGFFVASPAGQASQPQWQPFTSQLAHPHAYLPKSHTPTGSIGTSQLFVTDAVNQQLNQCFRRAITRQRKRISSYPETQGEPELLSTLAAHFSQSGFVFSSDELVITHGCIDAVKTALEVSTRPGDAVAVNSPCFLGLLELLSQMERPIVEIPTTQDGIDLDQFERLLQTGTVKAGLFSTTFMNPQGITLSVAQKQRLAQLANQYRVPVIEDDVYLELSHQSGQPPLPAAYFDQQGYVLWCGAVSKSLSPAYRLGWCHPGRYIADYVKRCQGVPTLIQQAIADFITSGHYARHLKQARAQLTLNKQHYLNYFNTHLPAKTRITRPDGGLVLWLQIPGFDAHHMAKRAKQQGHYFITGPLFTTSDRYRDCLRVNIGYPLNEEVEKELEAWVGLVWESLETVEVS, translated from the coding sequence ATGGCGAAATATCAGCAGCTTGCAGACAAAATCATTGATGACATTCAGTCCGGCAAACTCCCGGCCGGAGAGAAAATGCTGTCACTGCGGCGCTTTGCCGGGCAACACGGAATCAGTGTGTCCACTGCGGTCAGTTGTTATGATGAGCTGGCTTCTCAGGGCTGGCTGGTTTCCCGCCCGCAGGCTGGTTTTTTTGTCGCTTCCCCGGCCGGTCAGGCCAGTCAGCCGCAATGGCAGCCATTTACCAGCCAGCTGGCACATCCGCATGCTTATCTGCCCAAATCTCATACGCCGACCGGCTCTATCGGTACGTCCCAGCTGTTTGTCACTGACGCGGTGAACCAACAGCTGAATCAGTGTTTCCGCCGGGCCATCACCCGGCAGAGAAAACGGATTTCATCGTATCCGGAAACACAGGGCGAACCTGAGTTGCTGAGCACTCTGGCGGCGCATTTCAGTCAGAGCGGATTTGTGTTCAGCAGTGATGAACTGGTGATCACGCATGGTTGTATTGATGCGGTGAAAACTGCGCTGGAAGTCAGTACCCGGCCCGGCGATGCGGTTGCAGTGAATTCGCCCTGCTTTCTTGGCCTGCTTGAGCTGTTATCGCAAATGGAGCGGCCGATTGTGGAAATCCCGACCACGCAAGACGGCATCGATCTGGATCAGTTTGAGCGGCTCCTGCAAACCGGCACCGTCAAAGCCGGGCTGTTCAGCACCACGTTCATGAACCCGCAGGGCATCACACTGTCTGTGGCGCAAAAGCAGCGGCTGGCACAGCTGGCAAATCAGTACCGGGTGCCGGTGATTGAAGATGATGTCTATCTGGAGCTGTCGCATCAGTCCGGTCAGCCGCCCCTGCCGGCGGCATATTTTGATCAGCAGGGTTACGTTTTATGGTGTGGGGCAGTCTCAAAAAGTCTTTCCCCGGCATACCGGCTCGGCTGGTGCCACCCCGGCCGTTATATCGCTGACTATGTGAAGCGTTGTCAGGGTGTGCCAACACTGATCCAGCAGGCGATCGCCGATTTCATCACCAGCGGCCACTATGCGCGACACCTGAAACAGGCCCGCGCCCAGCTCACGCTCAACAAACAGCATTACCTGAATTATTTCAACACGCATCTGCCTGCAAAAACCCGCATCACCCGCCCGGACGGTGGTTTAGTGCTGTGGCTGCAAATCCCCGGCTTCGATGCACATCACATGGCAAAACGGGCCAAACAGCAAGGCCACTATTTCATCACCGGCCCACTGTTCACCACCTCAGATCGCTACCGCGACTGCCTGCGGGTCAATATCGGTTATCCGCTGAATGAAGAAGTGGAGAAAGAGCTTGAAGCGTGGGTTGGATTGGTATGGGAAAGTTTGGAAACGGTTGAGGTAAGTTAG
- a CDS encoding Hcp family type VI secretion system effector, with protein sequence MAHVAYITINGEKQGMISSGCNTKDSMGNKHQENHADEITVLACDHLMAKDSQQQGKTHTPLHITKNIDKASPLLATAFAKQEHLDCTINFYRTNEQGYNEKFYSIELKKALISSLNFSLPHTVHSHGDEMYEELELSYKEIIWNHNVSGTMGYDNWDQGGWLE encoded by the coding sequence ATGGCTCACGTGGCGTATATTACTATTAACGGCGAAAAACAGGGCATGATTTCCAGTGGCTGCAACACAAAAGATTCTATGGGGAATAAACATCAGGAAAACCATGCGGATGAGATTACAGTTTTAGCTTGTGATCACTTGATGGCAAAAGACTCTCAACAACAAGGTAAGACACATACCCCACTTCACATTACAAAAAATATCGATAAAGCCTCACCTCTTCTTGCGACTGCCTTTGCCAAACAGGAACATTTGGATTGCACTATTAATTTCTACCGTACAAATGAGCAAGGCTATAATGAGAAGTTCTACTCTATAGAATTAAAAAAAGCATTGATTTCCTCGCTTAACTTCTCTCTTCCCCATACAGTACACTCTCATGGTGATGAAATGTATGAAGAGCTTGAACTAAGTTACAAAGAAATCATCTGGAACCATAATGTCTCAGGTACAATGGGCTACGACAACTGGGATCAAGGCGGCTGGTTAGAATAG
- a CDS encoding DNA cytosine methyltransferase has translation MKNGRILVLDLFAGPGGLGEGFASCISPDGNHPFKIGVSVEKDPGAHKTLTTRAFFRQIRNDEQGLKDYYCYVRGKLTREELFNIYPEQAKNAVEETLSGPKTLGEENDVIHQRIRELKENHRGPVVLIGGPPCQAYSLAGRSRNAGNANYKAEEDHRHFLYKEYLEVLALAEPEIFVMENVRGILSAKVGGKYIFPQILDDLRQPGVMTESPCGHKYRIYSLVENTQDLLGDYADTSDFLIKAEDYGVPQARHRVILLGVRDDIQARPETLQKAPAPLTVGQAIGDLPLLRSGFSKRQDEPSSWEGVITQHAERLKTILGFRFTDEQIARLDLTPHQNLPRSAHRFTNKRSRAKLPDSLAQWLFDEQLDFVANHETRGHIEPDLLRYAFCAAFTSLEGRSPKSVDFPESLAPEHANWHTGKHADRFRTQYRDRYSTTVTSHISKDGHYFIHYDPKQCRSLTVREAARLQTFPDNYLFEGNRTQQYVQVGNAVPPFLAQQIGKVVMGLLNRNG, from the coding sequence ATGAAAAATGGTCGAATTCTCGTTTTGGATTTATTTGCGGGCCCGGGAGGGCTTGGGGAAGGGTTTGCCTCATGCATTAGTCCTGATGGGAATCATCCATTCAAAATCGGGGTTTCAGTCGAAAAAGATCCCGGAGCTCATAAGACATTAACGACCCGTGCTTTTTTCCGGCAAATCAGAAATGATGAGCAAGGTCTTAAAGATTATTACTGCTATGTTCGCGGAAAGCTTACCCGGGAAGAACTATTTAATATCTATCCGGAACAGGCAAAGAATGCTGTAGAAGAAACACTTTCTGGTCCAAAGACTTTGGGTGAAGAAAATGATGTGATTCATCAGCGAATCCGTGAGTTGAAAGAAAATCATCGTGGCCCGGTTGTGTTGATTGGCGGGCCACCCTGTCAGGCGTATTCTCTGGCTGGGAGATCCCGGAATGCTGGTAATGCAAATTACAAAGCTGAAGAAGATCACCGTCATTTTCTTTATAAGGAATATCTGGAGGTTCTCGCTCTGGCTGAACCTGAAATATTTGTAATGGAAAATGTCCGGGGTATCTTGTCTGCAAAGGTGGGAGGAAAATATATTTTCCCGCAGATTTTAGATGATTTACGTCAACCGGGCGTAATGACTGAATCTCCGTGTGGACATAAATATCGTATTTATTCATTGGTTGAAAACACTCAAGATTTACTGGGAGACTATGCCGATACATCTGATTTTCTGATTAAGGCTGAAGACTATGGTGTGCCACAGGCGCGCCACCGGGTTATTTTGCTTGGGGTCCGGGATGATATTCAGGCAAGGCCGGAAACACTTCAAAAAGCACCAGCCCCGCTTACTGTAGGGCAGGCTATCGGGGATTTACCTTTACTGCGTAGTGGTTTTTCTAAAAGACAAGATGAACCATCATCCTGGGAAGGTGTTATCACTCAACATGCTGAAAGACTGAAAACTATTCTGGGATTTCGCTTTACTGATGAACAAATAGCCCGGTTAGATCTGACACCCCATCAGAATTTACCCCGCTCTGCTCACCGTTTTACCAACAAAAGATCCCGGGCTAAACTTCCCGATTCACTTGCTCAATGGTTGTTTGATGAGCAGTTAGATTTTGTCGCAAACCATGAAACCCGTGGTCATATTGAACCTGATTTGCTGCGTTATGCCTTTTGTGCGGCATTTACATCGCTTGAAGGGCGTTCCCCCAAATCTGTAGACTTTCCTGAATCTTTAGCGCCAGAACATGCGAACTGGCATACCGGTAAACATGCAGACCGGTTCCGTACACAGTATCGGGACAGATATTCTACCACTGTCACCAGTCACATCTCGAAAGACGGTCATTATTTTATTCATTACGACCCTAAGCAATGTCGCAGCTTAACCGTTCGTGAAGCTGCCAGATTGCAGACTTTTCCTGATAATTATCTGTTTGAAGGTAACAGAACCCAGCAGTATGTGCAGGTTGGAAATGCTGTGCCGCCGTTTTTGGCACAGCAGATTGGGAAGGTGGTGATGGGTTTGCTTAATCGAAACGGATAA
- a CDS encoding glycoside hydrolase family 9 protein, producing MKKIQPTILAVIICGVVSASGCASAQKLKSSSAKQHSAVRVNQVGYQVNAQKRATIATDTQTPLTWRLLNAQGNTIAEGKTTPFGLNTASGEQVQIADFSRVYTPEENVTLEVNGETSHPFDIRDDIYHTMKYDALSFFYQQRSGLEIKEQYVQRPDLARPAGHKPEVVSCFDQTDAKGNKWPGCDFSLDVTGGWYDAGDHGKYVVNGGISVWTLMNYFEREKLYNAGQASAFSDGKVSIPEQGNQYNDLLDEARWEMDFMMAMQVPEGKKVSVPVGDQSASVSALKLTEIDAGGMVFHKIADIAWTGVPLPPYEDTQPRVLSYPSTAATLNLAATAAQCARLWHSVDADYSAQCLSAAETAWQAAVKHPDVYAYDNFTGSGPYNDLNLKDEFYWAAAELYTTTGKQEYKAVIDQSPYRFNTPSGDVAATGDLTWADVASAGTITLATVPNHLNPGLVKEARTNLIKTANVYQESVAKEGYLVPYLANEYPWGSNSFLVNRGIFLGVAYDLTGKPKYLQAMSDAMDYILGRNPMDQSYVTGYGTYPLMNPHHRYWGHSRDASLPVAPPGVISGGPNSIDFSDPVAAEMKGKCTGQTCWVDDIGAWTLNEVTVNWNAPFFWVTSYLDEKAAE from the coding sequence ATGAAAAAAATTCAACCAACAATTCTGGCTGTCATTATTTGCGGAGTGGTGAGTGCCAGCGGATGTGCTTCAGCACAGAAGCTGAAGTCTTCCTCAGCCAAACAGCATTCTGCCGTCCGGGTGAATCAGGTCGGCTATCAGGTCAATGCCCAAAAACGGGCAACGATTGCAACGGATACCCAAACACCATTAACCTGGCGCTTACTCAATGCGCAGGGTAATACGATCGCTGAAGGGAAAACCACACCATTCGGCCTGAACACGGCATCGGGTGAGCAGGTGCAGATTGCGGATTTCAGCCGGGTGTATACACCGGAAGAAAATGTCACCCTTGAAGTCAACGGAGAGACAAGTCATCCGTTTGATATCCGCGATGATATCTACCATACGATGAAGTATGACGCGCTGTCTTTCTTCTATCAGCAACGCAGCGGGCTCGAAATTAAAGAACAATATGTTCAGCGGCCTGATCTGGCTCGTCCGGCTGGCCATAAACCGGAGGTCGTGAGCTGTTTTGATCAGACTGATGCCAAAGGAAACAAGTGGCCGGGATGTGACTTTTCACTGGATGTGACCGGTGGCTGGTATGACGCAGGTGATCACGGTAAATACGTGGTCAACGGCGGGATATCAGTCTGGACGCTGATGAACTATTTCGAGCGGGAAAAACTGTACAACGCCGGTCAGGCCAGTGCTTTCTCTGATGGAAAAGTGAGTATTCCCGAGCAGGGCAATCAGTACAACGACTTACTGGATGAAGCCCGCTGGGAAATGGATTTCATGATGGCGATGCAGGTGCCGGAGGGTAAAAAAGTCTCTGTGCCTGTTGGCGATCAGTCTGCCAGTGTTTCCGCTTTAAAACTGACGGAAATTGATGCCGGCGGTATGGTCTTCCACAAGATCGCGGATATTGCCTGGACGGGGGTTCCGCTGCCGCCTTATGAAGATACCCAACCGCGCGTACTCAGTTATCCCAGCACTGCGGCGACGCTGAATCTGGCAGCAACGGCAGCACAATGTGCCCGGCTCTGGCACTCCGTGGATGCGGATTATTCCGCGCAGTGTCTGTCAGCGGCTGAAACTGCCTGGCAGGCGGCGGTAAAACATCCGGATGTGTATGCTTATGATAACTTTACCGGTTCCGGCCCGTATAACGACCTGAATCTGAAAGATGAGTTCTACTGGGCTGCCGCTGAATTGTATACCACAACCGGTAAACAGGAATACAAAGCGGTGATTGACCAGTCGCCTTACCGGTTTAATACCCCTTCGGGCGATGTGGCGGCGACCGGCGACCTGACCTGGGCTGACGTCGCCAGCGCAGGGACGATTACACTGGCAACGGTTCCGAATCATCTGAATCCGGGGCTGGTGAAAGAGGCGCGTACTAACCTGATTAAAACTGCCAATGTGTATCAGGAAAGTGTAGCGAAAGAAGGCTATCTGGTGCCTTATCTGGCCAATGAATATCCGTGGGGTTCAAACTCGTTCCTGGTGAACCGGGGCATTTTCTTAGGTGTTGCGTATGATTTGACGGGTAAACCGAAATATCTGCAGGCGATGTCGGATGCGATGGATTACATTCTGGGACGCAACCCGATGGATCAGTCTTACGTGACCGGGTATGGCACTTATCCGCTGATGAATCCTCACCACCGTTACTGGGGCCACTCCAGAGATGCGTCGCTGCCGGTTGCGCCTCCGGGTGTGATTTCAGGTGGTCCGAATTCTATCGACTTCAGTGATCCGGTCGCCGCAGAGATGAAAGGCAAATGTACCGGTCAAACCTGCTGGGTTGATGATATCGGTGCATGGACACTCAATGAAGTGACTGTGAACTGGAATGCGCCGTTCTTCTGGGTGACCAGTTATCTGGATGAAAAAGCCGCGGAATAG
- a CDS encoding ATP-binding protein: METNKPLIKPFRANAHLLKLLGDELIGDDRLAVFELVKNAYDANATSVDVTLNLECGNPNIIIWDHCGFGMTENDILNKWMEIGTNSKRSENKVRTPPPLSRLPLGEKGVGRLAVHKLGKQLTINTKAENSQEYKITINWPKLIEDAEYIEDTRVTITPLEKPEFFEYETGTRIEIGALNNTHWTRGDLRRLKRLLTSLISPFKTVSDFNVNLSVPKREKDLADLLEAQDILDKALWTYDFIIDEDGKFSSNYSFNPPQTFKELAVSSCEQDDDPLELLEPSKEEELARDKDVRESLLLKSADLEGIGPISGTFYIFMKTPAILSAVGSPQLIKEYLKEQSGVRVYRDGIRVFNYGEGKDDWLGLNAGRINMPGKKIDTGMVIGGIDLNLETSSGLKEKTNREGFDDNDTYKRYRWIVASVIEDFHIKHREDREALDEYLKGDIKDASPATTRFAESIDDVKKSIKKHGLEEEMSNKVAQIESDYYQMREVTLSSGIAGINLAVIFHEVERGVDDLNESIRKSDDYDTLLKRAEHLAELLEGFAPLLRRNEQKTFDIKALTQKIIQLNQHRFMHHNVAISCPINSGESESFKITAPYGLLQATLSNLIDNSIHWTKLKSEIEGDSFQPAIRIDSLPNWFKEGPALIVMDNGPGFSLTAEEAIQPFKTSRPGGMGVGLYYSDKVMETIGGRLQICDPEDLDLPEAYQGAAVVMIFARN; encoded by the coding sequence ATGGAAACGAATAAGCCTTTGATTAAGCCATTTCGAGCGAATGCTCACCTTCTTAAGCTTCTTGGTGATGAACTAATAGGTGATGATCGGTTAGCCGTTTTTGAGCTGGTAAAAAATGCATATGATGCAAATGCCACAAGTGTGGACGTCACATTAAATTTAGAGTGTGGGAATCCTAACATTATTATCTGGGATCATTGCGGATTTGGTATGACCGAGAACGATATACTGAACAAATGGATGGAAATCGGGACCAACAGCAAACGTAGTGAAAATAAAGTCAGAACGCCCCCTCCACTCAGCCGCCTTCCTCTTGGAGAAAAAGGTGTTGGTCGGCTGGCAGTCCACAAATTAGGAAAGCAACTTACAATTAACACCAAAGCTGAAAACTCTCAAGAGTATAAAATCACGATTAACTGGCCCAAGTTAATTGAAGATGCAGAATATATCGAAGACACGCGTGTAACTATCACTCCTCTTGAAAAACCAGAATTTTTCGAATATGAAACAGGGACCAGAATTGAAATTGGCGCTTTGAATAACACTCACTGGACTCGTGGTGACTTAAGGCGCCTTAAACGCCTGTTAACAAGTCTGATTTCGCCTTTCAAAACAGTATCAGACTTTAATGTCAACTTATCGGTTCCTAAGCGGGAGAAAGATCTTGCGGATCTGCTAGAAGCTCAGGACATACTTGATAAGGCTTTGTGGACATATGACTTCATCATTGACGAAGATGGTAAATTCTCTTCTAACTACTCATTTAATCCCCCACAAACGTTCAAGGAACTGGCAGTCTCATCTTGTGAACAAGACGATGACCCACTTGAATTGCTGGAACCGAGTAAAGAGGAAGAACTTGCCCGAGACAAGGATGTCAGAGAATCCCTTTTACTCAAGTCAGCAGATTTGGAAGGTATTGGACCAATTTCTGGGACATTCTATATTTTCATGAAAACCCCAGCGATTCTGAGTGCCGTAGGCTCTCCTCAGCTAATAAAAGAATATTTAAAAGAACAGTCCGGCGTTCGCGTCTATCGTGATGGAATTCGAGTATTCAACTATGGTGAGGGTAAAGATGACTGGTTGGGATTAAATGCTGGTCGAATAAATATGCCTGGGAAAAAAATTGATACTGGGATGGTCATTGGTGGAATTGACCTCAATTTAGAAACGAGTTCCGGTTTGAAAGAGAAAACCAACAGGGAAGGCTTCGATGACAATGACACGTATAAACGTTATCGATGGATTGTTGCCAGTGTCATTGAAGACTTTCACATAAAACACAGAGAAGATCGTGAAGCTCTCGACGAATACTTAAAAGGAGATATCAAAGACGCTTCTCCCGCGACAACAAGATTTGCTGAAAGCATTGATGATGTAAAAAAATCAATAAAAAAACACGGTCTTGAAGAAGAGATGAGCAATAAAGTTGCTCAGATTGAATCTGACTATTACCAGATGCGTGAAGTAACACTTAGCTCTGGTATCGCTGGAATTAACCTGGCAGTGATCTTCCATGAAGTAGAACGAGGAGTTGATGATCTTAATGAGTCGATTAGAAAATCAGATGACTACGATACACTTTTAAAACGGGCAGAACATCTTGCTGAATTATTAGAAGGTTTCGCCCCTCTGTTACGTCGAAATGAGCAAAAGACATTCGATATCAAAGCTCTCACGCAGAAAATAATTCAGCTAAACCAACATAGATTTATGCATCATAATGTAGCTATTTCGTGCCCAATAAACAGTGGTGAATCAGAGTCGTTCAAAATTACTGCACCATACGGACTCCTACAAGCAACTTTAAGTAATCTTATAGATAATTCGATTCATTGGACTAAATTAAAATCTGAAATAGAAGGCGACAGTTTTCAGCCAGCTATACGCATCGATAGCCTTCCAAATTGGTTTAAAGAAGGTCCTGCACTAATTGTTATGGACAACGGCCCTGGATTTAGTCTAACTGCAGAAGAAGCGATTCAACCGTTCAAAACATCCCGCCCCGGAGGTATGGGCGTCGGGTTGTACTATTCAGATAAAGTGATGGAAACCATCGGAGGTCGGCTGCAAATATGTGATCCGGAAGACCTCGACCTGCCAGAGGCATATCAGGGTGCCGCTGTAGTGATGATCTTTGCTAGGAACTAA
- a CDS encoding EamA family transporter, translated as MSGRDLTLAVFVMAIWGFNYTMIKLGVSEVNPMLIAAGRFFCAAFPMVLFVRRPQVPWRYQIGYGLVFGVGIWGMASCAMYFGLSSGMTSVLLQLDVLTTVAVGVLLYKEVITRQMAAGIVIALAGVLVSVMYTNGNVTIAGLMLITVSAICWPFAGVILRRSGSKAPFAFNIWGMVFAPLPLVGLSVLFYGPQVLVTAYQQWNGHAWLSVLFQAYPTTIFGYWVWNRLVLKYPMSTIAPLTLLTTVFGVLSGWLIFDEQLTLLQWIACSAFLLGIALVVMPPVRFLSRLTRKPMAGQI; from the coding sequence ATGTCTGGCAGAGATTTAACCCTGGCCGTGTTTGTGATGGCGATTTGGGGATTTAACTATACGATGATTAAACTGGGCGTTTCGGAAGTGAATCCGATGTTGATTGCTGCCGGGCGGTTTTTCTGTGCGGCCTTTCCGATGGTGTTGTTTGTTCGCCGGCCACAGGTGCCGTGGCGTTATCAGATTGGCTACGGGCTGGTGTTTGGTGTCGGGATCTGGGGCATGGCATCCTGTGCGATGTACTTTGGGTTGTCATCCGGCATGACGTCTGTGCTGTTGCAGCTGGATGTGCTGACCACGGTGGCCGTGGGTGTGCTGCTCTATAAAGAGGTGATTACCCGGCAAATGGCGGCAGGGATTGTGATTGCGCTGGCGGGTGTGCTTGTGTCTGTGATGTATACCAACGGAAACGTGACGATCGCGGGCTTGATGCTGATTACGGTCTCGGCGATATGCTGGCCGTTCGCCGGAGTGATTCTGCGCCGTTCCGGTTCTAAAGCTCCGTTTGCCTTTAATATCTGGGGGATGGTGTTTGCGCCGCTGCCGCTGGTCGGACTGAGTGTGTTGTTTTACGGGCCTCAGGTGTTGGTTACGGCTTATCAGCAATGGAACGGACATGCCTGGCTGTCGGTATTGTTTCAGGCTTATCCGACCACGATTTTTGGCTACTGGGTCTGGAACCGGCTGGTGCTGAAATACCCGATGAGTACCATTGCGCCGCTGACATTACTGACCACGGTATTCGGTGTGCTGAGTGGCTGGCTGATATTTGACGAGCAGCTCACGCTGCTGCAGTGGATTGCCTGTAGTGCGTTTTTGCTCGGGATTGCGCTGGTGGTGATGCCGCCGGTCCGGTTCTTATCCCGGCTGACCCGGAAGCCAATGGCTGGTCAGATTTAA